In Coriobacteriia bacterium, one genomic interval encodes:
- a CDS encoding ABC transporter ATP-binding protein: MFISIDHVSKDFRDKPRALNDVTVDLPSGMIGLVGPNGAGKTTLLRILCGIVAPTRGHVLVDGADISAARSRRALKRSLGYLPQDISPYPNLTPLEFLDYMGVLKGMDNSRERRRQAAELLERVGLADAAHARLGGFSGGMRRRVGIAQALMGDPQLIIVDEPTAGLDPAERMRFRIMLASLGRDRTVILSTHILDDVAQTCPWTFMLQAGGVRYAGPTMDLEREARGRTWLTPPLMTPPPDGGVLVNAISDAGGTRYRLVSDARPDGAEPVEPTLEDGYMALLSLEPRAAVR; encoded by the coding sequence ATGTTTATCTCCATTGATCATGTGAGTAAGGATTTCCGAGACAAGCCGCGTGCTCTCAACGACGTTACCGTTGACCTTCCCTCCGGCATGATCGGCCTGGTGGGACCCAACGGTGCCGGCAAGACGACGCTCTTGCGCATCCTGTGCGGGATCGTGGCCCCGACGCGCGGGCACGTGCTCGTGGATGGAGCCGACATCTCTGCCGCTCGGTCTCGTCGTGCTCTCAAGCGCAGCCTGGGCTACTTGCCGCAGGACATCTCGCCCTACCCCAACCTCACGCCGCTTGAGTTCCTTGACTACATGGGTGTGCTCAAGGGCATGGATAACTCTCGCGAGCGTCGCCGCCAAGCTGCCGAGTTACTGGAGCGCGTGGGTTTGGCTGACGCGGCACACGCGCGCCTCGGTGGGTTTTCCGGTGGCATGCGCCGGCGCGTTGGCATTGCCCAGGCGCTTATGGGAGACCCGCAGCTCATCATCGTCGACGAGCCGACGGCCGGCCTCGATCCCGCCGAGCGCATGCGCTTTCGCATCATGCTTGCGAGCCTGGGGCGCGACCGCACGGTCATCCTTTCGACGCACATTCTCGACGATGTGGCGCAGACGTGTCCCTGGACGTTCATGCTGCAGGCGGGGGGTGTGCGCTATGCCGGCCCGACGATGGATCTCGAGCGGGAGGCACGCGGCCGTACATGGCTGACCCCGCCGCTCATGACGCCGCCGCCCGATGGGGGCGTGCTCGTGAATGCGATTTCCGACGCCGGGGGAACGCGGTACCGGCTCGTGAGCGACGCGCGCCCGGACGGTGCCGAGCCCGTGGAGCCGACGCTTGAGGACGGCTACATGGCGCTGCTTTCCCTTGAGCCAAGGGCGGCAGTCCGATAG